A section of the Drosophila sechellia strain sech25 chromosome 3L, ASM438219v1, whole genome shotgun sequence genome encodes:
- the LOC6605397 gene encoding uncharacterized protein LOC6605397, translating to MKFLVGLLLQLYLPGNYALAGIACRIAVEQNVQVTYLYRCASCPASFDAEYSALEVDLYRCVGSRLPVITRNIEAHELEPFRRTDSLSIFQIPTAEKGDSLVRRILDMLNPLQRRKHLHKYLFIWPDAGRHQLLRLFRGSWAKKLLYGLAITGRENGTFDFDPFAWGGLQVVQRLDGEVSYPKKMKNLRGYPLRFSMFTDPLMAVPRSPVETAGYQAVDGMAARVIGEMLNASVTYVFPEDNESYGRCLPDGNFTGVVNDIVGGHTHFAPNSRFVLDCIWPAVEVLYPYTRRNLHLVVPASEIQPEYLIFVRVFRRTVWYLLLVTLLVVVLVFWVMQRLQRRIPRRGVTQFQATWYEILEMFGKTHVGEPAGRLSSFSSMRTFLMGWILFSYVLSTIYFAKLESGFVRPSYEEQVDRVEDLAHLDVHIYAVTTMYDAVRSALTEYQYGLLENRSRQLPLGLTTSYYQPVVRRRDRRAAFIMRDFHARDFLAITYDSQAERPAYHIAREYLRSMICTYILPRGSPFLHRLESLYSGFLEHGFFEHWRQMDLITRVGASPDAEEFLEDLGDQTDTDSGSNELAIRNKKVVLTLDILQGAFYLWSVGIGISCFGFAVEHAHWFWRRQTLRDAAEARSDLQIHLR from the coding sequence ATGAAGTTTTTGGTTGGATTGCTGCTCCAATTGTATCTTCCTGGGAATTATGCCCTGGCCGGGATTGCCTGTCGCATAGCCGTGGAGCAGAATGTCCAGGTGACCTATTTGTACCGCTGTGCCAGCTGCCCGGCATCATTCGATGCGGAATACTCAGCCTTGGAAGTGGATCTCTATCGGTGTGTGGGCAGTCGACTGCCCGTAATCACACGGAACATCGAAGCACATGAGTTGGAACCATTTAGACGAACGGACAGCTTAAGTATCTTCCAAATTCCAACTGCAGAAAAGGGTGATTCCCTGGTACGCCGCATCCTGGACATGTTGAATCCTCTCCAGAGGCGCAAGCATTTGCACAAGTATCTGTTCATTTGGCCAGATGCCGGAAGGCATCAGTTACTGCGACTTTTCCGCGGCAGTTGGGCCAAGAAGCTGCTCTACGGATTGGCCATTACCGGCAGGGAAAATGGCACCTTCGACTTCGATCCCTTTGCATGGGGTGGTCTCCAGGTGGTTCAGCGGCTGGATGGTGAAGTGTCTTACCCAAAAAAGATGAAGAATTTGAGGGGCTACCCATTGCGGTTCTCCATGTTCACGGATCCGTTGATGGCGGTGCCCAGGAGCCCTGTGGAGACCGCCGGCTACCAGGCAGTGGATGGAATGGCGGCCCGAGTTATTGGCGAAATGTTGAATGCCTCCGTAACATATGTCTTTCCGGAGGATAACGAATCCTACGGTCGTTGCCTTCCGGATGGCAACTTCACCGGCGTGGTCAACGACATAGTCGGTGGTCACACCCACTTTGCACCCAATTCCCGCTTCGTGCTCGACTGCATTTGGCCAGCCGTGGAGGTGCTGTATCCCTATACCCGTCGCAACCTGCACCTGGTCGTGCCCGCTTCCGAAATCCAGCCGGAGTACCTGATCTTCGTGCGTGTCTTTCGGCGAACCGTGTGGTACTTGCTCTTGGTCACCCTTTTGGTTGTGGTGCTGGTCTTCTGGGTGATGCAACGCCTACAGCGAAGGATTCCACGTCGCGGAGTCACCCAGTTTCAGGCAACCTGGTATGAGATTCTCGAGATGTTCGGCAAGACACATGTGGGTGAACCGGCGGGCAGGCTGTCCTCCTTCAGCTCGATGAGAACGTTCCTCATGGGCTGGATTCTCTTCAGCTACGTCCTGTCCACCATCTACTTTGCCAAACTGGAGTCCGGATTTGTGCGACCAAGCTACGAGGAGCAGGTGGACCGAGTGGAGGATTTGGCACATTTGGATGTGCACATTTATGCGGTGACCACGATGTACGATGCAGTTAGGAGTGCCCTGACTGAGTACCAATACGGTCTGCTGGAGAATCGTAGTCGCCAGCTGCCCCTGGGATTAACCACATCCTATTACCAGCCGGTGGTCCGGCGCAGGGATCGACGAGCGGCCTTTATCATGAGGGATTTTCACGCCCGTGACTTTCTGGCCATCACTTATGATTCGCAGGCGGAGCGACCAGCCTACCACATCGCCCGGGAGTATCTGCGCTCCATGATATGCACCTACATCCTGCCGAGGGGATCGCCCTTCCTGCACCGCTTGGAATCCTTGTACAGTGGCTTCCTCGAGCACGGCTTCTTTGAGCACTGGCGTCAAATGGATCTGATCACTCGGGTTGGTGCGTCGCCGGATGCCGAGGAGTTTCTCGAGGATCTGGGCGACCAGACGGACACGGACTCCGGCTCCAACGAGTTGGCGATTCGTAACAAGAAGGTGGTACTCACCCTGGACATCCTGCAGGGAGCCTTCTATCTCTGGTCCGTGGGAATTGGCATAAGCTGCTTTGGATTTGCAGTGGAGCACGCTCATTGGTTTTGGCGGAGACAGACACTACGGGATGCTGCTGAAGCTAGAAGTGACTTACAAATCCATTTAAGATGA
- the LOC116801017 gene encoding Y-box-binding protein 1: MADAAESKPLAAEQQQAQQQPEQQQNPPNPQELDHDQEPLGELQGQQGQPAPPTKEVIATKVTGTVKWFNVKSGYGFINRNDTREDVFVHQSAIARNNPKKAVRSVGDGEVVEFDVVIGEKGNEAANVTGPSGEPVRGSQFAADKRRNFRPWMKKNRRKDGEVEGEDPESPAQQQQQQAAPIVDGQPQQQVQSGPRQPRQNFRRGPPGGPPGGPRGGPRGPPGGAPGGPRRYNNYYLRQPRRGLGGGDGSAEPGVHDQNPEGLQRGEGQGPRRGGGPPGGPQRRFFRRNFNNGPPPPHRDGGEYIQGQGPPRPQQPRPRRQRKPNGPGGGSEQQPQQNGAQELQNTTTESTA; this comes from the exons ATGGCCGATGCCGCGGAGAGTAAGCCACTGGCCGCCgaacagcagcaggcgcagcagcagccggagcagcagcagaatcCGCCTAATCCGCAGGAGCTGGATCACGATCAGGAGCCGCTGGGCGAGCTGCAGGGACAGCAGGGCCAGCCCGCTCCGCCCACCAAGGAAGTCATCG CCACCAAAGTCACCGGCACCGTCAAGTGGTTCAACGTGAAGAGCGGCTACGGCTTCATCAACCGCAACGACACCAGAGAGGATGTCTTTGTGCACCAGAGCGCCATTGCGCGGAACAATCCCAAGAAGGCGGTCCGCTCGGTGGGCGACGGTGAGGTCGTTGAGTTCGACGTGGTCATTGGCGAGAAGGGCAACGAGGCGGCCAACGTGACCGGTCCCTCCGGTGAGCCGGTGCGGGGCAGTCAGTTTGCGGCGGACAAGCGCCGTAACTTCCGTCCCTGGATGAAGAAGAATCGCCGCAAGGATGGCGAAGTGGAAGGCGAAGACCCAGAATCGCcggcccagcagcaacagcagcaggcggcACCAATCGTTGACgggcagccgcagcagcaggtgcAGTCCGGCCCGCGTCAACCACGACAGAACTTCCGCCGAGGACCACCCGGTGGACCGCCCGGAGGACCTCGAGGTGGCCCCCGAGGACCGCCTGGCGGAGCCCCCGGTGGCCCCCGGCGCTACAACAACTACTATCTGCGTCAGCCGAGACGCGGCCTGGGCGGCGGTGACGGCAGCGCCGAGCCCGGTGTCCACGATCAGAATCCCGAGGGTCTGCAGCGCGGCGAGGGTCAGGGACCGCGTCGCGGTGGCGGCCCACCGGGCGGACCCCAGCGGCGCTTCTTCCGACGCAACTTCAACAATGGTCCACCGCCACCACACCGCGACGGCGGAGAATACA TTCAAGGCCAGGGACCGCCACGCCCTCAACAGCCACGTCCACGTCGCCAGAGGAAACCAAATGGCCCTGGCGGTGGTTcggagcagcagccacagcag AACGGCGCTCAAGAACTGCAAAATACAACCACAGAGAGCACTGCATAG
- the LOC116801062 gene encoding larval serum protein 2, with amino-acid sequence MKSFTVIAVAAVALLATLGQAKHLDSKVADKDFLMKQKFVFHILQHIYQADVFTTPFGGSYVEYKPWEHVADYVHPEMLEHFFELWQHQPFTDDMVWSVMYDKHEEYVVGLVRLFYFAKNWETFQHAVFWARQHVNKQLFVYAVTIASLFRDDMQGVVLPAHYEIHPWSYFDSQALEWAEHYKMHGFNHVKQMDNIYNVVIRTNYSNVHGSLNYDHDLAYYLEDVGFNAFYYYFNLDYPFWTKGGEEHVLNKDRRGELYLYVHWQLLARWYLERLSHDLGEVPAFNMYVPTESGYASNLRTYYGVPQWHRENHHSFYHEHNYEHIEHVEIYTQRVMDWIHKNEKFDVETINVLGNIIQGNADSVDKKFYGSLDKLYRFIVNEGHHYGHGDESFPGPFMHYDTSMRDPIFYEVYKTIVGHYWHLMETYPEYHKKDYTFEGVHIDAVHMPESLTTYFEHFDSDISNAVDVEPAVEGSTDPLYTFGRNSHYKGSSYVIKARQQRLNHKPFEFTLDVSSDKAQDAVVKVFIGPKYDEHGHKIPLEHNYQNFFELEHFKVHLEAGVNHIKRASGDFSFWVNDRTTYLELYQKLMDATNSDYKFKLDQSEAHCGVPNRMMLPRGKKGGQVFQFFYMVYPYHHPEVAQFTGYDPVVSCGVGHGSRYVDALPFGFPFNRPVKHDYYFDVHNFKFVDVKIFHRDEHTNVV; translated from the coding sequence ATGAAGTCGTTCACGGTGATTGCGGTAGCTGCGGTGGCATTGCTGGCTACTCTCGGCCAGGCCAAGCACCTGGACTCCAAGGTGGCGGACAAGGACTTTCTGATGAAGCAGAAGTTCGTGTTCCACATCCTGCAGCACATCTACCAGGCCGATGTGTTCACCACCCCATTCGGAGGCAGCTACGTGGAGTACAAGCCGTGGGAGCACGTGGCCGACTATGTGCACCCGGAGATGTTGGAGCACTTCTTCGAGCTGTGGCAGCACCAGCCCTTCACCGATGACATGGTGTGGTCGGTGATGTACGACAAGCACGAGGAGTATGTGGTGGGTCTGGTGCGTCTCTTCTACTTCGCCAAGAACTGGGAGACCTTCCAGCACGCCGTCTTCTGGGCCCGCCAGCACGTGAACAAGCAGTTGTTCGTGTACGCCGTGACCATTGCCAGTCTGTTCCGTGATGATATGCAGGGAGTCGTCCTGCCGGCCCACTACGAGATCCACCCATGGAGCTACTTCGATAGCCAGGCACTGGAATGGGCTGAGCACTACAAGATGCACGGCTTCAATCATGTCAAGCAGATGGACAACATCTACAACGTGGTGATCCGTACGAACTACTCGAACGTGCACGGCTCCCTGAACTACGATCACGATTTGGCCTACTACCTGGAGGATGTTGGCTTCAATGCCTTCTACTACTACTTCAACCTGGACTATCCGTTCTGGACGAAGGGCGGCGAGGAGCATGTCCTCAACAAGGATCGTCGCGGTGAGCTCTACCTGTACGTCCACTGGCAATTGCTGGCCCGTTGGTACCTGGAGCGTCTGTCCCACGATCTCGGCGAGGTGCCCGCTTTCAACATGTATGTGCCGACCGAATCCGGCTATGCCAGCAACCTGCGCACCTACTACGGCGTGCCCCAGTGGCACCGGGAGAACCACCACAGCTTCTACCACGAGCACAACTACGAGCATATCGAGCACGTGGAGATTTACACGCAGCGCGTGATGGACTGGATCCACAAGAACGAGAAGTTCGATGTGGAGACCATCAATGTGCTGGGCAACATCATCCAGGGCAATGCGGACAGCGTGGACAAGAAGTTCTACGGCAGTCTGGACAAGCTGTACCGCTTCATTGTGAACGAGGGCCACCACTACGGCCATGGCGACGAGAGCTTCCCCGGCCCGTTCATGCACTACGACACCTCCATGCGCGATCCCATCTTCTACGAGGTGTACAAGACCATTGTCGGCCACTACTGGCATCTGATGGAGACCTATCCGGAGTACCACAAGAAGGACTACACCTTCGAGGGTGTCCACATCGATGCCGTCCACATGCCCGAGAGCCTGACCACCTACTTCGAGCACTTCGACTCGGACATCAGCAATGCCGTCGATGTGGAGCCCGCCGTTGAGGGATCCACCGATCCGCTGTACACCTTCGGCAGGAACTCCCACTACAAGGGATCCAGCTATGTGATCAAGGCCCGCCAGCAGCGTCTCAACCACAAGCCCTTCGAGTTCACCCTGGACGTGTCCTCGGACAAGGCGCAGGATGCCGTGGTCAAGGTCTTCATTGGACCCAAGTACGATGAGCACGGACACAAGATCCCACTGGAGCACAACTACCAGAACTTCTTCGAGCTGGAGCACTTCAAGGTGCATCTGGAGGCGGGCGTTAACCACATCAAGCGCGCCAGCGGTGACTTCTCCTTCTGGGTGAACGATCGCACCACCTACCTGGAGCTCTACCAGAAGCTGATGGACGCCACCAACAGCGACTACAAGTTCAAGCTCGACCAGTCGGAGGCCCATTGCGGCGTGCCCAACCGTATGATGCTGCCGCGCGGCAAGAAGGGCGGCCAGGTGTTCCAGTTCTTCTACATGGTCTACCCGTACCACCACCCCGAGGTTGCCCAGTTCACCGGCTACGATCCGGTGGTCAGCTGCGGCGTGGGACACGGTTCCCGCTACGTGGACGCCCTGCCCTTCGGTTTCCCCTTCAACAGGCCGGTGAAGCATGATTACTACTTCGATGTCCACAACTTCAAGTTCGTCGACGTGAAGATCTTCCATCGCGACGAGCACACCAATGTGGTCTAG
- the LOC6605395 gene encoding uncharacterized protein LOC6605395: MDEMIEARTMQDASKFESNQVISAKVLRGEYRLLRRKQRGSVWKVYREIVRTDGAIINGLYFCTGCKRVMRSFNTSNLRTHKCHVDYLRTEELCEEGIAEIHPPQLDDSLERRLSWNSFQPSEWSFHAVELLLELWARHCVDLRDSRKRVKIIWKMTGEMKSLGFTFTEIKNKIDDMGQQYRRESHMEKTTGHKSEWEYFETLKMIFSSDRNIIDNMPLDKSGSVPNTNSEHNSFGSQLDEPLMDTNYLRSQKEHSGEGDSFNINEYAEEAQEDVDELRILKDNIIREIEESSTVHSQENFEDELDQQNSKTEEMKMAKRQRAARIMEIEEEKLVIEKKKCKLMKFFVREMSSFHKDFMDLLSNPKGGAHA, translated from the exons ATGGACGAAATGATTGAGGCCCGCACGATGCAGGACGCATCAAAATTCGAATCCAACCAGGTGATCTCGGCGAAGGTACTCCGCGGCGAGTACCGACTACTGCGACGCAAGCAGCGCGGCTCCGTATGGAAGGTGTATCGGGAAATCGTGCGCACCGATGGTGCCATAATCAATGGACTCTACTTCTGCACGGGCTGCAAGCGCGTCATGCGATCCTTCAACACGTCCAATCTGCGCACCCATAAGTGCCATGTAGACTACCTGCGCACTGAGGAACTTTGCGAGGAGGGTATCGCGGAAATCCATCCACCTCAGCTAGAC GATTCGCTGGAGCGCCGCCTGAGCTGGAACTCCTTTCAGCCATCGGAGTGGTCCTTCCACGCGGTCGAACTGCTCCTCGAACTCTGGGCACGGCACTGCGTCGATTTGAGGGACTCACGCAAGCGGGTCAAGATTATCTGGAAAATGACCGGCGAAATGAAATCACTGGGATTCACGTTCACGGAGATCAAGAACAAAATTGATGACATGGGCCAACAGTATCG GCGAGAATCGCACATGGAAAAGACAACTGGACACAAATCCGAGTGGGAATACTTCGAGACCCTAAAAATGATATTTAGTTCCGATCGTAACATAATCGACAACATGCCTCTGGATAAGTCTGGAAGTGTACCCAATACGAACAGCGAACACAATTCATTTGGCAGTCAACTTGACGAACCATTGATGGATACAAACTACCTAAGGTCACAAAAAGAACACTCTGGAGAAGGGGATAGCTTCAATATAAACGAATATGCGGAAGAAGCACAAGAAGACGTGGATGAACTGCGTATTCTGAAGGATAACATAATCAGGGAAATCGAAGAGTCGTCCACAGTTCATTCCCAGGAGAACTTTGAAGACGAGCTTGATCAACAGAATTCCAAGACCgaggaaatgaaaatggctaAGCGCCAAAGAGCCGCCAGGATAATGGAAATTGAGGAGGAAAAGCTGGTCATAGAGaagaaaaaatgcaaactgATGAAGTTTTTCGTGCGAGAGATGTCGTCGTTTCATAAGGACTTCATGGATCTTCTATCTAATCCCAAAGGCGGCGCACATGCATAA
- the LOC6605396 gene encoding uncharacterized protein LOC6605396 isoform X2: MAIMIARRNMFFIHAPEEEKCMEAQLDILMKINSGEYRLVKKNKRSSVWNVYREIARPDGTKLKWRYFCMGCKRVMQSTGGTTSNLRIHKCHVRYIKQNGHLIDGSHSYGHDPAPPASQQSQRVHKPKTMRPTSYATGCEQFYEVTQYSDLENEIEGSLEEEQTLKSKRELESSHSRPLLKLFSEENLSIEPEERDDEITIVEAEDQVPIELDLCDIQHTSSDASDEAIEPNSTESVVKFDDSAISEAESYAKAWAHAFLRLNEDQKFYAKRSIDELLVLGRLQRLSISTVTSLTTNL, translated from the exons ATGGCCATAATGATTGCGAGGAGAAATATGTTTTTCATACACGCCCCCGAGGAGGAGAAGTGCATGGAGGCGCAGCTGGACATCCTGATGAAGATAAACTCCGGGGAATATCGGCTGGTGAAGAAGAACAAACGCAGTTCCGTTTGGAACGTCTACCGGGAAATCGCTCGTCCGGACGGCACCAAATTGAAATGGCGATACTTCTGCATGGGGTGTAAGCGTGTGATGCAGAGCACCGGCGGCACCACCTCCAATCTGCGCATCCACAAGTGCCACGTACGGTATATCAAGCAGAATGGCCATCTTATCGACGGCAGCCACTCCTACGGGCATGACCCCGCGCCACCAGCTAGCCAACAGTCGCAGCGCGTCCATAAACCGAAGACCATGCGACCGACATCCTATGCTACGGGGTGTGAGCAGTTCTATGAGGTCACCCAGTACAGCGATCTGGAGAATGAGATTGAGGGTTCTTTGGAGGAGGAGCAGACT CTGAAATCGAAACGTGAACTGGAATCCTCCCACTCCAGACCCCTGCTGAAGCTCTTTTCCGAGGAGAACTTGTCGATTGAGCCAGAGGAGCGGGATGACGAGATTACGATTGTGGAGGCGGAAGATCAGGTGCCCATCGAGCTGGACCTATGTGACATCCAGCATACTTCCTCCGATGCTAGCGATGAGGCAATCGAGCCCAATTCAACGGAAAGTGTCGTAAAGTTTGATGACAGTGCCATTTCCGAAGCGGAATCCTATGCCAAGGCCTGGGCTCACGCCTTCCTGCGGCTGAACGAGGACCAAAAGTTCTACGCCAAGCGCTCCATAGATGAGCTACTGGTTTTGGGCCGTCTGCAGCGACTGAGCATTTCCACGGTCACATCCTTGACCACAAACCTGTAA
- the LOC6605398 gene encoding uncharacterized protein LOC6605398, with product MDISTSSNQFILTTCEMYPRRRNTEFYRSPEPRVSCQNQRAEHPGQMLNVTPDENREAARRLPRIQPPNNLDSFYLRNGYFS from the exons ATGGATATAAGTACGTCTTCAAATCAGTTT ATCCTGACCACCTGTGAGATGTATCCGCGACGAAGGAATACAGAGTTCTACAGATCTCCGGAACCGAGGGTCTCGTGCCAAAACCAACGGGCGGAACATCCGGGGCAGATGCTCAACGTGACTCCCGACGAGAATCGGGAGGCCGCACGAAGACTTCCACGCATCCAGCCGCCAAATAATTTGGATAGTTTTTATCTACGTAATGGGTACTTTtcgtaa
- the LOC6605394 gene encoding trihelix transcription factor ASIL1: protein MPSRNIDDAAGAKEVPRSTRSTLIGPRSKRIALNSRNQSIAAAEKKTQSQLSFPPKSEYEKFYETVFLAEDSQPEENITAERRKPGPRMKSSLQALLSDEGSPTGPQRTAKINVTQKIVVEPAIRANGISPLPKNVGKEEKFADYYTKTERHVWKKDAEKMLLQLWAQHLKDFRGESKNVLIYRQMARQMSQFGPSHTELKTKMDNLSRKYRIEAERVRETGVPSKWEHFHKLQALLIGTKSVDVFEDITAENPAQALFSDEDYEPEELASIKDDSVAGDHGNVFETDLVASKAKKRTRTPSPSIPEIPEDDDEEEEEEDDDDHMKDLSPSPILKYHTKRKASTGHSDRLLEIEEEKLAIEREKLQVMKDALLELNAFHKDIVYLLKHKN, encoded by the exons ATGCCGTCCAGAAATATTGACGATGCCGCCGGAGCCAAGGAGGTGCCGCGAAGTACACGGAGCACACTGATTGGCCCGAGGAGCAAACGAATCGCACTAAACAGTCGCAATCAGAGTATTGCTGCCGCCGAAAAGAAAACTCAGTCGCAGCTGTCGTTCCCGCCAAAATCGGAGTACGAGAAGTTCTACGAGACCGTCTTCCTGGCGGAGGATTCGCAGCCGGAGGAA AATATAACAGCAGAACGTCGTAAGCCAGGGCCGCGCATGAAGAGCTCACTCCAAGCCCTGCTGAGCGATGAAGGATCTCCGACGGGACCACAGCGAACCGCCAAGATAAACGTTACACAGAAAATTGTCGTTGAGCCAGCGATCCGAGCCAATGGCATCTCGCCATTGCCGAAGAATGTTGGGAAGGAGGAAAAGTTTGCGGACTACTATACGAAAACGGAGCGACACGTTTGGAAAAAGGATGCGGAGAAGATGTTGCTGCAACTGTGGGCACAGCATTTGAAGGATTTCCGTGGCGAGTCCAAAAATGTGCTCATCTACCGGCAAATGGCTAGGCAGATGAGTCAGTTTGGACCCAGTCACACGGAGCTTAAAACCAAAATGGACAATTTGTCGCGAAAGTATAG AATAGAAGCTGAGAGAGTTCGAGAAACTGGAGTTCCATCCAAGTGGGAGCACTTTCATAAGCTTCAAGCACTTCTGATTGGCACAAAATCAGTTGATGTCTTCGAAGATATTACCGCCGAAAATCCAG CTCAAGCTCTGTTCAGCGATGAGGACTATGAGCCTGAGGAATTGGCTTCAATAAAAGACGATTCTGTGGCCGGGGACCATGGGAATGTATTTGAAACTGATTTGGTTGCTAGCAAAGCCAAGAAAAGAACGCGAACTCCCTCTCCCAGCATTCCGGAAATCCCGgaagacgacgacgaggaggaggaggaggaggatgatgaTGACCACATGAAGGATCTATCCCCATCGccaattttaaaataccatACAAAACGGAAAGCATCGACCGGCCATTCGGACAGACTCCTTGAAATAGAGGAGGAAAAACTGGCGATCGAGCGAGAAAAGCTGCAGGTTATGAAGGATGCACTGCTGGAGCTAAACGCATTTCACAAGGATATCGTTTATTTGCTTAAGCATAAGAATTAG
- the LOC6605396 gene encoding uncharacterized protein LOC6605396 isoform X1: MAIMIARRNMFFIHAPEEEKCMEAQLDILMKINSGEYRLVKKNKRSSVWNVYREIARPDGTKLKWRYFCMGCKRVMQSTGGTTSNLRIHKCHVRYIKQNGHLIDGSHSYGHDPAPPASQQSQRVHKPKTMRPTSYATGCEQFYEVTQYSDLENEIEGSLEEEQTIILQLKSKRELESSHSRPLLKLFSEENLSIEPEERDDEITIVEAEDQVPIELDLCDIQHTSSDASDEAIEPNSTESVVKFDDSAISEAESYAKAWAHAFLRLNEDQKFYAKRSIDELLVLGRLQRLSISTVTSLTTNL, translated from the exons ATGGCCATAATGATTGCGAGGAGAAATATGTTTTTCATACACGCCCCCGAGGAGGAGAAGTGCATGGAGGCGCAGCTGGACATCCTGATGAAGATAAACTCCGGGGAATATCGGCTGGTGAAGAAGAACAAACGCAGTTCCGTTTGGAACGTCTACCGGGAAATCGCTCGTCCGGACGGCACCAAATTGAAATGGCGATACTTCTGCATGGGGTGTAAGCGTGTGATGCAGAGCACCGGCGGCACCACCTCCAATCTGCGCATCCACAAGTGCCACGTACGGTATATCAAGCAGAATGGCCATCTTATCGACGGCAGCCACTCCTACGGGCATGACCCCGCGCCACCAGCTAGCCAACAGTCGCAGCGCGTCCATAAACCGAAGACCATGCGACCGACATCCTATGCTACGGGGTGTGAGCAGTTCTATGAGGTCACCCAGTACAGCGATCTGGAGAATGAGATTGAGGGTTCTTTGGAGGAGGAGCAGACT ATTATCCTGCAGCTGAAATCGAAACGTGAACTGGAATCCTCCCACTCCAGACCCCTGCTGAAGCTCTTTTCCGAGGAGAACTTGTCGATTGAGCCAGAGGAGCGGGATGACGAGATTACGATTGTGGAGGCGGAAGATCAGGTGCCCATCGAGCTGGACCTATGTGACATCCAGCATACTTCCTCCGATGCTAGCGATGAGGCAATCGAGCCCAATTCAACGGAAAGTGTCGTAAAGTTTGATGACAGTGCCATTTCCGAAGCGGAATCCTATGCCAAGGCCTGGGCTCACGCCTTCCTGCGGCTGAACGAGGACCAAAAGTTCTACGCCAAGCGCTCCATAGATGAGCTACTGGTTTTGGGCCGTCTGCAGCGACTGAGCATTTCCACGGTCACATCCTTGACCACAAACCTGTAA